In a single window of the Solea solea chromosome 14, fSolSol10.1, whole genome shotgun sequence genome:
- the atrx gene encoding transcriptional regulator ATRX isoform X2, with product MSLASSDSNLNQMAEKAEEPGSSTENMKPSSSRSRRKPTTVAKHTGPNESDTSAESENEGESSDNPSDNNTSKGTLVMRPAGNENKGAMKLRVDFKPKNTDDALQKKVNCTACGKQVNQFQRNSVYEHPALKVLICKSCYKYYTSDDISKDSDGMDEQCRWCAEGGKLICCDYCNNAFCKKCILRNLGRKELSVITDENSKWHCYVCRSDPLQDLASKCHLIMEEQKVVQHKPRKSDKTEERESKRHKNKSGNEHKVVVNGKEHTEATGTMSFTYKKLQVPKELIKKTKKLVETTTGLNNTFIQFIQQSAVDQGDKSIRFRHLKAFQAVLADLKKAHTALEEALEPEFRSMEFQNGNEGQRAVKKTTSPVAIVKNDHMNTAVVAAVDADTPEELDQNMDAGPDQRVAEDPDQEMAEDPDQEVTEDPDQEVAEDPDQEVGEDPDEEGDEDSDLKLDQGPEQVLDQEPEEEQHNESVVDNDQVSSPAEMKDSQTEIDETKKTIKTEVCDDGLVSGGEMSLDHDIMSVPPSVPEELFQMVESLADSTMLSQSDANPNTDARSNRNSDSQNPHPKVKNLIVKLTPVPVVTTRSPRSSRSSNREKGEEVQKKCKEGREEKEEAADTVDGSESPRASRRSSRVKTTPLRKQAENNCKEESSDSESEEDGKEKAKPSKNSKKEDKKQTKASVKKTVDSDSDEVPHILLEKAAEGHSSDEEQGSTSAKKRLFKQNNTVSENADKASKRKRKSESSDSGEEKKSKKTSKKKKQNSSNSSNSDSETKGKVGTAKRRSSRVKKQDEAKEEDKNSPEGKAADRKRSYEKKCKRRSSRSTLKLKSSSSEDDEEQQDEGGSGEDSDEQKIKPIVEDNVLGGNGPFHQSSGDEMEGKEDSQVGEEDYDDDPENRIAKKMLLAQIKSNYSSGAESSSDNEGEDKDEKSSKKAKKEADDDDEEEEEDDDDNDGEDQQDDDYSDDSGSDIEVKKQGRRHKLLRHKLSLSEAESGEEKASSKEKSKGGKKSTRKVGSDDSADSDFEKSESSEESAVSEEVSESENDGKRRKTRAAKKKDEEKRSYKQKKKRRRIKVQDSSSSNEKSGEEGDDDDDKDGKKGRKKLRKILKDDKLRTETRDALKEEEERRKRIAEREALREKLREVIVVKEASLMTCPITTKLVLDEDEETKEPMVQVHRNLVTKLKPHQVDGVQFMWDCCCESMKKIEKSAGSGCILAHCMGLGKTLQVVTFLHTLLLCEKLEFTTALVVCPLNTVLNWLNEFEKWQVGMEDEESLEVTELITVKRPQERSYALQRWQESGGVMIMGYEMYRNLTQGRNIKSKKLKEIFQKTLVDPGPDLVICDEGHILKNEASAVSKAMNSIRTRRRVILTGTPLQNNLIEYHCMVNFIKENLLGSVKEFRNRFINPIQNGQCADSTLQDVRIMKKRAHILYEMLAGCVQRKDYTALTKFLPPKHEYVLSIRMTPIQCKLYRYYVEHFTGVGNAMEGGRGRAGTKLFQDFQMLSRIWTHPWCLQLDYISKENRGFFDEDSMDEFIASETEESSMSMTSDDEKSKKKKKQKKGKKKGSDDSDSDEVEVIKEWNTSSRGKNGESRPRPEPVEEPRTTSSTPGSPCADWHRDFVTDADAEILEHSGKISLLFEIMRMAEEVEEKVLVFSQSLISLDLIEDFLELACRAKDEDKLSPYKGEGKWYRNIDYYRLDGSTNATTRKKWAEEFNDTSNVRGRLFLISTRAGSLGINLVAANRVIIFDASWNPSYDIQSIFRVYRFGQIRPVFVYRFLAQGTMEEKIYERQVTKQSLSFRVVDQQQIERHFTMNELTELYNFEPDMLDDPSDKKSKKATPVLPKDLFLAEMLKNNKDQIVCYHEHDSLLDHKEEEALSEEDRKAAWAEYEAEKKGLSMRTNYQTYANMDTGASGYFNYNVAALASLSNQQLEELINQGRQKVIEATNALKCLPRESVEDTIARLWKENPALTESQVKAMALSRQATVELEIKRREQVYREVLSSQQTLMMFVQKLITNRKVQEQQLAMANQASYLNQLALQNGMMGGSGLSQVDLLGLYQQYHGLGSRQGMGKNPGPSKGL from the exons ATGAGTCTGGCATCTTCTGATTCAAACCTTAATCAAATGGCAGAAAAAGCAGAGGAG CCTGGTAGCTCAACAGAAAACATGAAGCCATCCTCTTCTCGCAGCAGGAG GAAGCCAACTACTGTAGCGAAGCACACTGGACCTAATGAATCCGACACCTCAGCTGAAAGCGAAAATGAAGGTGAAAGCTCTGACAATCCTTCAGACAATAACACGTCTAAAG GCACTCTAGTGATGAGGCCAGCTGGCAATGAAAATAAAGGTGCCATGAAGCTCAGAGTGGATTTTAAACCTAAAAATACTG ATGATGCCCTGCAGAAGAAGGTTAACTGCACTGCATGTGgaaaacaagtaaaccagttcCAGCGCAACTCTGTGTATGAGCATCCTGCACTCAAAGTCCTTATTTGCAAG TCATGCTACAAGTATTACACAAGTGATGACATCAGCAAAGACTCTGATGGGATGGATGAACAGTGCAG GTGGTGTGCTGAAGGAGGAAAACTCATCTGCTGTGATTACTGCAACAATGCTTTTTGCAAGAAGTGCATTTTGCGCAACCTGGGCAGGAAGGAGCTGTCGGTCATTACTGATGAGAACTCAAAATGGCACTGCTATGTCTGTAGGTCGGATCCCCTTCAGGATCTGGCCTCTAAATGTCACCTTATTATGGAAGAACAGAAAGTTGTGCAACACAAGCCAAGGAAATCGGATAAAACAGAGGAACGCGAAAGCAAGAGACACAAGAATAAATCAGGTAATGAGCACAAAGTGGTTGTCAATGGAAAAGAACACACAGAAGCCACAGGGACTATGTCGTTTACCTACAAAAAACTGCAGGTACCCAAAGAActgataaagaaaacaaaaaaacttgttGAAACTACAACTGGTCTCAACAATACATTCATCCAGTTCATTCAGCAGTCGGCTGTGGATCAGGGAGATAAATCCATCAGGTTTCGGCATTTGAAAGCATTCCAGGCCGTACTTGCTGATTTGAAGAAGGCCCACACTGCTTTGGAGGAGGCTTTGGAGCCTGAGTTCAGAAGCATGGAGTTCCAAAATGGGAACGAAGGGCAACGTGCAGTGAAAAAGACTACTAGTCCTGTGGCCATTGTAAAAAATGACCACATGAATACTGcggtggtggctgctgttgatGCTGACACACCTGAGGAACTAGACCAGAACATGGATGCGGGTCCAGACCAAAGGGTGGCTGAAGATCCAGATCAGGAGATGGCTGAGGATCCGGATCAGGAGGTGACTGAGGATCCGGATCAGGAGGTGGCTGAGGATCCGGATCAGGAGGTGGGTGAGGATCCAGATGAAGAGGGGGATGAGGATTCAGACCTGAAGCTGGATCAAGGGCCAGAACAAGTTCTGGACCAGGAGCCAGAAGAGGAGCAGCATAATGAGAGCGTGGTGGACAACGATCAAGTTTCAAGTCCGGCTGAAATGAAAGACAGCCAAACAGAAATTGATGAAACCAAAAAGACGATAAAAACCGAGGTCTGTGACGATGGACTAGTGTCAGGTGGAGAAATGTCCTTGGATCACGACATCATGTCTGTGCCCCCGTCTGTGCCTGAAGAACTTTTTCAGATGGTGGAGAGTCTGGCAGATTCCACCATGCTCTCACAGAGTGACGCAAATCCAAACACTGATGCAAGATCAAATAGAAACTCAGACTCTCAAAACCCCCATCCCAAGGTAAAGAACCTTATAGTCAAACTGACTCCAGTACCAGTCGTGACAACCCGTAGTCCAAGGTCCTCCAGGTCCTCAAACAGAGAAAAAGGTGAAGAAGTGCAGAAAAAGTGTAaagaaggaagagaggagaaggaggaggctgCTGATACAGTTGATGGGTCTGAAAGCCCACGTGCTAGCCGTCGCTCTAGCAGAGTTAAGACCACCCCCTTGAGGAAGCAGGCTGAGAACAATTGCAAGGAAGAGTCCTCTGATTCCGAGTCTGAGGAAGATGGTAAAGAAAAGGCCAAACCAtccaaaaactcaaaaaaagagGATAAAAAGCAGACCAAGGCTTCAGTAAAAAAGACGGTGGACTCCGACTCGGATGAAGTTCCTCACATATTGCTAGAAAAAGCGGCAGAAGGCCACAGTTCGGATGAGGAACAGGGAAGCACAAGTGCTAAAAAGCGTTTGTTTaagcaaaacaacacagtctCAGAGAATGCAGACAAAGCATCCAAACGAAAAAGGAAGTCTGAAAGCTCAGATTCgggtgaggagaagaagagtaaGAAGACTtccaagaagaagaaacaaaactcCTCAAACTCCTCCAACTCTGACTCGGAGACAAAAGGTAAAGTAGGCACAGCAAAGAGAAGATCAAGCCGTGTTAAGAAACAAGATGAAGCAAAGGAGGAAGATAAAAACTCACCTGAGGGGAAGGCAGCAGATCGGAAAAGGTCGTACGAGAAAAAGTGCAAGAGAAGGAGCTCCAGATCAACCCTCAAGCTGAAGTCATCGTCcagtgaggatgatgaggagcaGCAGGATGAAGGTGGCTCTGGAGAGGACAGCGATGAGCAAAAGATCAAGCCAATCGTGGAGGATAATGTGCTGGGAGGCAACGGACCCTTCCATCAGTCTTCag GTGATGAAATGGAAGGTAAAGAAGACTCTCAGGTTGGTGAAGAGGATTACGATGATGATCCTGAAAACAG gatTGCAAAGAAAATGCTTCTAGCCCAAATAAAATCCAACTATTCTTCGGGAGCAGAGAGTTCCTCTGATAATGAAGGAGAAGATAAGGATGAAAAGTCCtctaaaaaagcaaaaaaagaggctgatgatgatgatgaggaggaggaggaggacgacgacgacaacgacgGAGAAGATCAGCAAG atgatgaCTATTCAGATGATTCAGGTTCAGACATTGAAGTGAAGAAACAAGGTCGCCGCCATAAACTGCTTCGTCATAAACTCTCGCTGAGTGAAGCTGAATCAGGAGAGGAGAAAGCTTCCAGTAAAGAGAAGAGCAAAGGTGGCAAGAAGTCAACGCGTAAAG TGGGCAGCGATGACTCTGCAGACTCGGACTTTGAGAAGTCAGAGTCCAGTGAAGAGTCGGCAGTAAGTGAGGAGGTCAGTGAATCGGAAAATGACGGGAAGCGCCGAAAGACAAG AGCTGCGAAGAAGAAGGACGAGGAGAAACGGAGTTacaagcagaagaagaagcgtcGTAGAATCAAAGTTCAGGATTCCTCCTCCAGCAATGAGAAG agtGGGGAAGAAGGTGATGACGACGACGATAAAGACGGTAAAAAAGGACGGAAAAAGCTTCGGAAAATCCTGAAGGATGACAAGCTGCGGACAGAGACAAGAGATGctttgaaggaggaggaggagagacggaAACGCATAGCCGAGAGGGAGGCACTGAGGGAGAAGCTTCGAGAG GTGATTGTGGTGAAGGAggcttccctgatgacatgtcCCATCACCACCAAACTGGTGCtggatgaggatgaagaaacCAAGGAGCCTATGGTGCAGGTGCACAGGAACCTTGTCACGAAGCTGAAACCTCACCAGGTTGATG GGGTGCAGTTCATGTGGGACTGCTGCTGTGAATCTATGAAGAAGATTGAAAAGTCTGCTGGCTCTGGCTGTATCCTCGCTCACTGTATGGGCCTGGGAAAAACTCTGCAG GTGGTGACATTCCTTCATACTTTGCTGCTTTGTGAGAAGCTGGAGTTCACCACAGCACTGGTGGTTTGTCCCCTGAACACTGTCCTGAATTGGCTCAATGAGTTTGAGAAGTGGCAAGTAGGAATGGAAGATGAGGAGAGTTTAGAg GTGACTGAGCTGATCACAGTAAAGAGGCCACAGGAGCGATCATATGCTCTCCAGCGATGGCAAGAATCGGGAGGCGTTATGATCATGGGCTACGAGATGTACCGAAACCTGACACAGGGCAGGAACATCAAGAGCAAAAAGCTCAAAGAGATCTTTCAGAAGACACTGGTAGATCCAG GTCCAGACTTGGTCATTTGTGATGAAGGTCATATCCTGAAGAATGAGGCGTCTGCAGTGTCCAAAGCAATGAACTCTATCAGGACGAGGAGGAGAGTTATTCTGACTGGAACCCCTCTGCAAAACAACCTTATTGAAT ACCATTGCATGGTCAACTTCATCAAGGAAAACTTGCTTGGATCAGTTAAAGAGTTCAGGAATCGCTTCATTAACCCCATCCAGAATGGTCAGTGCGCCGACTCCACACTACAAGATGTTCGGATCATGAAGAAGAGGGCTCACATCCTCTATGAGATGCTGGCTGGCTGTgtccag AGGAAGGACTACACTGCACTCACCAAGTTCCTGCCTCCAAAACATGAATATGTGCTGTCGATAAGAATGACTCCAATCCAGTGTAAACTCTACAGGTACTATGTGGAGCACTTCACAG GTGTGGGGAATGCTATGGAGGGAGGCCGGGGCCGTGCAGGGACCAAACTCTTCCAGGATTTCCAGATGCTCAGCAGAATCTGGACCCATCCCTGGTGCCTTCAGCTGGACTACATCAGTAAAGAAAACAGG ggTTTCTTTGACGAGGACAGTATGGACGAGTTCATCGCCTCAGAAACAGAAGAATCCTCGATGAGCATGACCTCTGACGACGAGAAGTCTAAAAA gaaaaagaagcagaagaagggaaaaaagaaggGATCTGATGACTCTGACAGCGATGAGGTGGAGGTCATCAAGGAGTGGAACACCAGCTCTCGGGGCAAAAACGGAGAGAGCAGGCCCAGACCAGAGCCGGTCGAAGAAC CACGGACCACTAGCTCAACACCAGGGAGCCCCTGTGCTGACTGGCACAGAGATTTTGTCACCGACGCTGACGCTGAGATTCTGGAGCACTCTGGAAAGATATCGCTCCTCTTTGAGATCATGCGGAtggcagaggaggtggaggagaaagt GCTGGTGTTCAGTCAATCTCTAATCTCTCTGGACCTAATCGAGGATTTCCTTGAATTGGCATGCAGAGCGAAAGATGAGGACAAACTATCACCTTACAAAG GTGAAGGCAAGTGGTACAGGAACATTGACTACTATCGCCTGGATGGATCCACTAATGCCACTACCAGGAAAAAGTGGGCTGAAGAGTTTAATGACACCAGTAACGTAAG AGGTCGTTTGTTCCTCATCTCTACACGAGCTGGCTCACTTGGCATCAACCTTGTGGCAGCCAACAGGGTCATCATCTTTGATGCCTCCTGGAACCCTTCTTATGACATCCAGAGCATCTTCAGAGTCTACCGCTTTGGCCAGATAAGGCCTGTGTTTGTCTATAGGTTCCTTGCCCAG GGTACAATGGAGGAGAAGATTTATGAGCGGCAGGTAACCAAGCAGTCTCTGTCATTCCGGGTGGTGGACCAGCAGCAGATCGAGAGGCACTTCACGATGAACGAGCTGACCGAGCTCTACAACTTCGAGCCAGACATGCTCGATGATCCCTCAGACAAGAAGAGCAAAAAAGCCACGCCCGTGCTCCCTAAG GATCTCTTCCTGGCTGAAATGCTGAAGAACAATAAGGACCAGATTGTGTGTTACCATGAACACGACTCCCTGCTGGACCACAAGGAGGAGGAAGCCCTGAGCGAGGAGGACCGTAAGGCTGCCTGGGCCGAGTATGAAGCCGAGAAAAAG